One Nicotiana tomentosiformis chromosome 4, ASM39032v3, whole genome shotgun sequence genomic window carries:
- the LOC104102284 gene encoding putative late blight resistance protein homolog R1A-3 isoform X1, which produces MSPDPIDVRDPVSILQRIENEHDWTGCEKNRTRAVKTELWFLGIFLRMKPDPLQMDIRSFMDDAGAQFLSDYYIILDGKEPHNFDANCSNVLAKIQHYKQSSRADISNLEISSSSPLSHELLVEFTENIVHNLKDLLIVCFGEPPALRAELFSMYSEVNDQMEVVEKELRALKNFVVFVGKICSAELQSCRQTFLRHAEHVVTLVAIIFFLYMPNLNDGKSVSLEFTDLLSGMLQKRIKPIEPQVRNIYTDVLRDLRSSNTPPMSSIEPAAGFINTLLHISDELRALCTLNKVQTETLLELLSTLRNILDELALTINIQDKMRVRFFRRVETLVIDTGVIVYSLYDSTKSKEDRDQDLLLLADKIQLVKKQIYLDIREGVQSHLPKNDVLGIFVFLLDSLKELLCSHSDSLASVKNQLDVVLEELQLFQPFLNGIAEKGNNKHDELQNLAKRITDKAYEVEYIVDSFVVGDIPLTYLTVWLSEILWEIKLINKELLKSSEMRMSEIASPAANEELVGFNDVRETIVGLLLGGSPQLDVVSIVGMPGTGKTTLARSFINDRSTKFHFSFRAECRVSQVYTRRDLLLSLLSDSNDEITDLSKLDDNDLASRLRKVLLKKGRYLLIVDDVWENNAWDDLKLCFPDDKNGSRIILTTRHQKVANYAKCVTDPLNLRLFNNDESWLLLQKKVFGTESPEGLRQVGQEIAKKCEGLPISVVLVAGLLARMDKTEQCWKQMELNLGERIQGNSKILIKLSYFDLPYKLKPCFLYFGAFLEDREIVVSKLINLWIAEGFIENEKEKYLEDIAEDYLEDLLGRNLIMETKKRSNGKIKACRVHDLLLEFCKEKAKEDNFLLWLKRDYDSVPPHFYSGKPMHRRLSFCSNQDDLAGWRPSCSHARSVLFREVSDNTFSVMKNASYIFGSFKFLRVLDLEFVVVESFPTELNHLRYLAVQTTEDSIPSSIGNLSNLQTVIVKRTGDTAVHIPDTFWKLTKLRHVSIGDRASFDLHSTQESLDRCPSKLGNLTTLSSPYVSRAEDMERIVSRTPNLRKLKCIFADSWSLEKNERFPVLESIPRLESLKVVFINIPDIGPSRLNFPLNLKKLTLCKFPLPHAEISTIANLLTLEVLQLQEVAFEMDEWEVIANEFRKLKILKLENLKLSEWSVSDEAFCCLERLVLVRCLHLEEIPSCFEDLEKLQYIEVNSCSESVANSARDIRDTIVEYGYRCDCRVLI; this is translated from the exons ATGTCACCCGATCCCATTGATGTTCGTGATCCGGTAAGCATTCTGCAGCGGATTGAGAATGAGCATGACTGGACGGGTTGTGAAAAAAATAGAACAAGGGCTGTTAAGACAGAGCTATGGTTTCTGGGTATATTTCTGCGCATGAAGCCTGACCCGCTGCAAATGGACATCAGAAGTTTCATGGATGATGCAGGAGCTCAATTCCTATCTGATTACTACATCATCTTGGATGGAAAAGAGCCTCATAATTTTGATGCTAACTGCTCTAATGTGCTTGCGAAGATTCAGCATTACAAGCAGAGTAGCAGAGCTGATATTTCAAATCTAGAAATTTCAAGCTCCAGTCCTCTGTCCCACGAACTCTTGGTGGAATTCACAGAAAACATTGTTCATAATCTTAAGGATTTGCTGATTGTTTGCTTTGGTGAACCACCAGCCTTGCGTGCTGAGTTATTCAGCATGTATTCTGAAGTCAATGATCAAATGGAAGTGGTCGAAAAGGAGTTGAGAGCACTCAAGAACTTTGTTGTCTTTGTGGGGAAAATATGCAGTGCAGAACTCCAAAGCTGCCGGCAAACTTTCTTGCGTCATGCTGAACATGTGGTTACCCTCGTAGCAATTATCTTCTTCTTGTATATGCCTAACCTCAACGACGGAAAATCTGTTTCTCTAGAATTCACTGATTTGCTTTCTGGTATGCTGCAAAAGCGGATCAAGCCTATTGAGCCACAGGTCCGCAACATCTATACTGACGTCCTGAGAGATTTGAGGTCGTCAAACACTCCTCCTATGTCCTCAATTGAACCGGCTGCTGGATTCATCAACACTCTTCTACACATATCAGACGAGTTAAGAGCGCTTTGTACCTTGAATAAGGTTCAAACAGAAACCCTCCTTGAGCTGCTTAGCACATTGAGAAATATTCTTGATGAGCTGGCGTTGACAATCAACATTCAGGATAAGATGAGGGTCCGTTTTTTCAGACGAGTTGAGACATTGGTCATTGATACTGGAGTTATTGTTTACTCGTTATATGATAGCACCAAGAGTAAAGAAGATCGAGACCAAGACCTCCTTCTTTTGGCTGACAAGATTCAGCTTGTCAAGAAGCAAATTTACCTCGACATCCGAGAGGGGGTACAGTCCCATTTGCCTAAGAATGATGTGTTGGGCATTTTTGTATTCCTTCTGGACAGCTTGAAGGAGCTTCTTTGTAGCCATTCTGATTCGCTTGCTTCTGTGAAGAACCAACTTGATGTGGTTCTTGAGGAgcttcaacttttccaaccttTCCTCAACGGCATAGCAGAAAAAGGCAATAATAAACATGACGAGCTTCAAAATCTTGCTAAAAGAATTACTGATAAGGCATATGAGGTCGAGTACATAGTTGACTCTTTTGTAGTAGGAGATATTCCTCTTACTTATCTTACAGTATGGCTTTCAGAAATATTATGGGAGATCAAGCTTATTAACAAAGAGTTGCTCAAATCCTCAGAAATGAGAATGAGTGAAATTGCTTCCCCTGCTGCCAACGAAGAATTGGTGGGTTTTAACGATGTGAGGGAAACTATAGTAGGTCTACTACTAGGAGGATCACCACAGCTAGATGTTGTTTCCATTGTCGGTATGCCTGGAACCGGTAAAACGACCCTTGCTCGAAGTTTTATTAATGATAGGTCAACTAAGTTTCATTTCAGTTTTCGAGCAGAATGTCGTGTTTCCCAGGTATACACTCGTAGAGACTTGCTGCTTTCCCTTTTGAGTGATTCTAATGATGAGATTACTGATCTTAGTAAATTAGATGACAACGATTTAGCTTCTAGACTAAGGAAAGTTCTGTTGAAAAAGGGAAGATACCTTTTAATCGTTGATGATGTGTGGGAAAACAATGCATGGGATGATTTAAAACTATGCTTTCCTGATGATAAAAATGGTAGTAGAATCATTCTGACCACCAGACACCAGAAAGTTGCTAATTACGCTAAATGCGTTACTGATCCCCTTAATTTGCGTTTGTTTAATAATGATGAAAGTTGGCTGTTACTACAAAAAAAGGTGTTTGGGACAGAAAGTCCCGAAGGGCTAAGGCAAGTTGGCCAAGAAATTGCCAAAAAGTGCGAAGGGCTACCTATTTCTGTTGTATTAGTGGCTGGTCTTCTCGCAAGGATGGATAAGACAGAACAATGCTGGAAGCAAATGGAATTAAATTTAGGTGAAAGAATCCAGGGTAACTCAAAGATTTTAATCAAATTAAGTTACTTTGATTTACCTTATAAATTGAAGCCATGCTTCTTGTATTTTGGGGCATTTTTAGAAGACAGGGAGATTGTGGTCTCAAAATTAATAAATCTATGGATCGCCGAGGGATTCATAGAAAACGAGAAGGAGAAGTATTTGGAGGATATTGCAGAAGATTACCTAGAGGATCTACTTGGAAGAAACCTCATCATGGAAACTAAAAAAAGATCAAATGGGAAGATCAAAGCATGCCGTGTGCACGATCTGTTGCTCGAGTTCTGCAAGGAAAAAGCTAAGGAAGATAATTTTCTGCTGTGGCTAAAAAG GGATTACGATTCCGTCCCTCCACATTTCTATTCTGGAAAACCCATGCATCGGCGATTGTCGTTTTGTTCTAATCAGGATGATCTTGCTGGGTGGAGGCCATCATGCTCGCACGCTCGTTCAGTATTATTCAGGGAGGTCAGTGACAATACATTTTCTGTCATGAAAAATGCATCATACATATTTGGCAGCTTCAAGTTTCTTAGGGTGTTGGACTTGGAGTTCGTTGTTGTGGAATCTTTTCCCACTGAACTTAATCATCTACGGTACCTTGCTGTCCAAACTACTGAGGATTCTATCCCATCATCCATAGGAAATCTTTCGAATCTTCAGACTGTCATAGTCAAAAGAACTGGAGATACAGCGGTACACATACCAGATACTTTTTGGAAGTTGACTAAGCTGAGACATGTAAGCATTGGCGACAGGGCTTCGTTTGATTTGCATAGCACTCAAGAATCCCTTGATCGGTGCCCCTCAAAACTCGGCAATTTGACAACACTTTCCTCACCATATGTTTCTAGGGCGGAAGATATGGAGAGGATTGTGAGCAGAACACCCAATCTTCGAAAGTTAAAATGCATCTTTGCCGATTCATGGAGTTTGGAAAAGAATGAAAGATTCCCTGTGTTGGAGTCTATACCTCGACTTGAATCGCTAAAAGTGGTCTTCATCAATATTCCAGATATCGGTCCTTCAAGATTGAACTTTCCCCTAAATCTCAAGAAACTGACATTATGCAAATTTCCTTTGCCACATGCTGAAATTTCAACTATTGCCAACCTTCTCACTCTTGAAGTACTTCAACTTCAAGAAGTTGCCTTTGAAATGGATGAATGGGAAGTGATTGCTAATGAGTTCCGTAAGCTCAAAATCTTGAAACTTGAAAATCTCAAACTCTCGGAATGGAGTGTGTCTGATGAAGCCTTTTGTTGCCTGGAGCGATTGGTTTTGGTTAGGTGTTTGCATCTCGAAGAAATCCCTTCTTGTTTCGAGGACTTGGAAAAATTGCAATACATTGAAGTAAATTCATGCAGTGAATCTGTTGCCAACTCAGCCAGGGATATCAGAGACACAATAGTTGAATATGGATATAGATGTGATTGCAGAGTTCTTATTTAG
- the LOC104102284 gene encoding putative late blight resistance protein homolog R1C-3 isoform X2: protein MSPDPIDVRDPVSILQRIENEHDWTGCEKNRTRAVKTELWFLGIFLRMKPDPLQMDIRSFMDDAGAQFLSDYYIILDGKEPHNFDANCSNVLAKIQHYKQSSRADISNLEISSSSPLSHELLVEFTENIVHNLKDLLIVCFGEPPALRAELFSMYSEVNDQMEVVEKELRALKNFVVFVGKICSAELQSCRQTFLRHAEHVVTLVAIIFFLYMPNLNDGKSVSLEFTDLLSGMLQKRIKPIEPQVRNIYTDVLRDLRSSNTPPMSSIEPAAGFINTLLHISDELRALCTLNKVQTETLLELLSTLRNILDELALTINIQDKMRVRFFRRVETLVIDTGVIVYSLYDSTKSKEDRDQDLLLLADKIQLVKKQIYLDIREGVQSHLPKNDVLGIFVFLLDSLKELLCSHSDSLASVKNQLDVVLEELQLFQPFLNGIAEKGNNKHDELQNLAKRITDKAYEVEYIVDSFVVGDIPLTYLTVWLSEILWEIKLINKELLKSSEMRMSEIASPAANEELVGFNDVRETIVGLLLGGSPQLDVVSIVGMPGTGKTTLARSFINDRSTKFHFSFRAECRVSQVYTRRDLLLSLLSDSNDEITDLSKLDDNDLASRLRKVLLKKGRYLLIVDDVWENNAWDDLKLCFPDDKNGSRIILTTRHQKVANYAKCVTDPLNLRLFNNDESWLLLQKKVFGTESPEGLRQVGQEIAKKCEGLPISVVLVAGLLARMDKTEQCWKQMELNLGERIQGNSKILIKLSYFDLPYKLKPCFLYFGAFLEDREIVVSKLINLWIAEGFIENEKEKYLEDIAEDYLEDLLGRNLIMETKKRSNGKIKACRVHDLLLEFCKEKAKEDNFLLWLKRDYDSVPPHFYSGKPMHRRLSFCSNQDDLAGWRPSCSHARSVLFREEIFRIFRLS from the exons ATGTCACCCGATCCCATTGATGTTCGTGATCCGGTAAGCATTCTGCAGCGGATTGAGAATGAGCATGACTGGACGGGTTGTGAAAAAAATAGAACAAGGGCTGTTAAGACAGAGCTATGGTTTCTGGGTATATTTCTGCGCATGAAGCCTGACCCGCTGCAAATGGACATCAGAAGTTTCATGGATGATGCAGGAGCTCAATTCCTATCTGATTACTACATCATCTTGGATGGAAAAGAGCCTCATAATTTTGATGCTAACTGCTCTAATGTGCTTGCGAAGATTCAGCATTACAAGCAGAGTAGCAGAGCTGATATTTCAAATCTAGAAATTTCAAGCTCCAGTCCTCTGTCCCACGAACTCTTGGTGGAATTCACAGAAAACATTGTTCATAATCTTAAGGATTTGCTGATTGTTTGCTTTGGTGAACCACCAGCCTTGCGTGCTGAGTTATTCAGCATGTATTCTGAAGTCAATGATCAAATGGAAGTGGTCGAAAAGGAGTTGAGAGCACTCAAGAACTTTGTTGTCTTTGTGGGGAAAATATGCAGTGCAGAACTCCAAAGCTGCCGGCAAACTTTCTTGCGTCATGCTGAACATGTGGTTACCCTCGTAGCAATTATCTTCTTCTTGTATATGCCTAACCTCAACGACGGAAAATCTGTTTCTCTAGAATTCACTGATTTGCTTTCTGGTATGCTGCAAAAGCGGATCAAGCCTATTGAGCCACAGGTCCGCAACATCTATACTGACGTCCTGAGAGATTTGAGGTCGTCAAACACTCCTCCTATGTCCTCAATTGAACCGGCTGCTGGATTCATCAACACTCTTCTACACATATCAGACGAGTTAAGAGCGCTTTGTACCTTGAATAAGGTTCAAACAGAAACCCTCCTTGAGCTGCTTAGCACATTGAGAAATATTCTTGATGAGCTGGCGTTGACAATCAACATTCAGGATAAGATGAGGGTCCGTTTTTTCAGACGAGTTGAGACATTGGTCATTGATACTGGAGTTATTGTTTACTCGTTATATGATAGCACCAAGAGTAAAGAAGATCGAGACCAAGACCTCCTTCTTTTGGCTGACAAGATTCAGCTTGTCAAGAAGCAAATTTACCTCGACATCCGAGAGGGGGTACAGTCCCATTTGCCTAAGAATGATGTGTTGGGCATTTTTGTATTCCTTCTGGACAGCTTGAAGGAGCTTCTTTGTAGCCATTCTGATTCGCTTGCTTCTGTGAAGAACCAACTTGATGTGGTTCTTGAGGAgcttcaacttttccaaccttTCCTCAACGGCATAGCAGAAAAAGGCAATAATAAACATGACGAGCTTCAAAATCTTGCTAAAAGAATTACTGATAAGGCATATGAGGTCGAGTACATAGTTGACTCTTTTGTAGTAGGAGATATTCCTCTTACTTATCTTACAGTATGGCTTTCAGAAATATTATGGGAGATCAAGCTTATTAACAAAGAGTTGCTCAAATCCTCAGAAATGAGAATGAGTGAAATTGCTTCCCCTGCTGCCAACGAAGAATTGGTGGGTTTTAACGATGTGAGGGAAACTATAGTAGGTCTACTACTAGGAGGATCACCACAGCTAGATGTTGTTTCCATTGTCGGTATGCCTGGAACCGGTAAAACGACCCTTGCTCGAAGTTTTATTAATGATAGGTCAACTAAGTTTCATTTCAGTTTTCGAGCAGAATGTCGTGTTTCCCAGGTATACACTCGTAGAGACTTGCTGCTTTCCCTTTTGAGTGATTCTAATGATGAGATTACTGATCTTAGTAAATTAGATGACAACGATTTAGCTTCTAGACTAAGGAAAGTTCTGTTGAAAAAGGGAAGATACCTTTTAATCGTTGATGATGTGTGGGAAAACAATGCATGGGATGATTTAAAACTATGCTTTCCTGATGATAAAAATGGTAGTAGAATCATTCTGACCACCAGACACCAGAAAGTTGCTAATTACGCTAAATGCGTTACTGATCCCCTTAATTTGCGTTTGTTTAATAATGATGAAAGTTGGCTGTTACTACAAAAAAAGGTGTTTGGGACAGAAAGTCCCGAAGGGCTAAGGCAAGTTGGCCAAGAAATTGCCAAAAAGTGCGAAGGGCTACCTATTTCTGTTGTATTAGTGGCTGGTCTTCTCGCAAGGATGGATAAGACAGAACAATGCTGGAAGCAAATGGAATTAAATTTAGGTGAAAGAATCCAGGGTAACTCAAAGATTTTAATCAAATTAAGTTACTTTGATTTACCTTATAAATTGAAGCCATGCTTCTTGTATTTTGGGGCATTTTTAGAAGACAGGGAGATTGTGGTCTCAAAATTAATAAATCTATGGATCGCCGAGGGATTCATAGAAAACGAGAAGGAGAAGTATTTGGAGGATATTGCAGAAGATTACCTAGAGGATCTACTTGGAAGAAACCTCATCATGGAAACTAAAAAAAGATCAAATGGGAAGATCAAAGCATGCCGTGTGCACGATCTGTTGCTCGAGTTCTGCAAGGAAAAAGCTAAGGAAGATAATTTTCTGCTGTGGCTAAAAAG GGATTACGATTCCGTCCCTCCACATTTCTATTCTGGAAAACCCATGCATCGGCGATTGTCGTTTTGTTCTAATCAGGATGATCTTGCTGGGTGGAGGCCATCATGCTCGCACGCTCGTTCAGTATTATTCAGGGAG GAAATCTTTCGAATCTTCAGACTGTCATAG